From Salinirubellus salinus, the proteins below share one genomic window:
- a CDS encoding GMC family oxidoreductase — protein MSEHTSYDYVVVGAGSAGCAMAHRLSEDGEREVLLLEAGKPDEKEEIHVPALFPHLFKSEVDWDYSTEPQTELHDRELYWPRGKTLGGSSSINAMIYIRGHPYDYDTWAELGNEGWGYDEMLSYFKRAEHFEPGADEFHGEGGPLNVAEAADPHPTSGALVDAAAETGIERNDDFNGAQQAGTGHYHVTQKDGQRFSTAAAYIKPALDRENLSVETGAQVTEIRVEGDRAVGVEFEQDGERHTADADGEVVVCGGAVNSPQLLMLSGIGPADHLADHGIDPVVDLPGVGRNLQDHLFAFAVYDRTAGPEDPAPSTNIGESGAFTRTSEDEPAPDLQYHFAPVYFMEHGFANPEEGMGFSIGATQLRPESRGRITLASDDPFDDPVIDPRYLTDERDMEVLLAGLKEAREIANASALDEYRGEEIWPGEDVQTDAELREHIRETCHTVYHPVGTCKMGDDDMAVVDDELRVHGVEGLRVVDASVMPTLVGGNTNAPTIAIAEKAADLVTAEDPVPADD, from the coding sequence ATGAGTGAGCACACCTCATACGACTACGTGGTCGTGGGCGCCGGCTCGGCGGGTTGCGCAATGGCACACCGACTCTCGGAGGACGGAGAGAGAGAGGTCCTGCTACTGGAGGCGGGGAAACCGGACGAGAAGGAGGAGATACACGTCCCGGCCCTGTTCCCGCACCTGTTCAAGAGCGAGGTGGACTGGGACTACTCGACCGAGCCCCAGACCGAACTGCACGACCGCGAACTCTACTGGCCCCGCGGGAAGACCCTCGGCGGGTCGAGTTCGATCAATGCGATGATCTACATCCGGGGGCACCCCTACGACTACGATACGTGGGCGGAGTTGGGCAACGAAGGCTGGGGGTACGACGAGATGCTGTCGTACTTCAAGCGGGCGGAGCACTTCGAGCCCGGCGCCGACGAGTTCCACGGCGAGGGCGGCCCGCTGAACGTGGCCGAGGCCGCCGACCCCCACCCGACGTCCGGGGCGCTGGTGGATGCGGCCGCCGAGACTGGTATCGAGCGCAACGACGACTTCAACGGCGCCCAGCAGGCCGGGACGGGCCACTACCACGTCACGCAGAAGGACGGCCAGCGGTTCTCGACCGCCGCCGCCTACATCAAGCCCGCGCTGGACCGCGAGAACCTCTCCGTCGAGACGGGCGCGCAGGTGACCGAGATACGGGTCGAGGGCGACCGGGCGGTCGGCGTCGAGTTCGAACAGGACGGCGAGCGCCACACCGCCGATGCAGACGGCGAGGTCGTCGTCTGTGGCGGCGCGGTGAACTCTCCACAACTGCTCATGCTCTCGGGTATCGGGCCGGCCGACCACCTCGCCGACCACGGTATCGACCCGGTGGTCGACCTGCCCGGCGTCGGGCGCAACCTGCAGGACCACCTGTTCGCGTTCGCGGTCTACGATCGGACCGCCGGGCCGGAGGACCCCGCCCCCTCGACGAACATCGGCGAGAGTGGAGCGTTCACCCGCACGAGCGAGGACGAACCGGCGCCCGACCTCCAGTACCACTTCGCGCCCGTCTACTTCATGGAACACGGGTTCGCCAACCCCGAGGAGGGGATGGGCTTCTCCATCGGGGCCACGCAACTCCGCCCGGAGAGCCGCGGACGTATCACGCTCGCCTCCGACGACCCGTTCGACGACCCGGTCATCGACCCGCGCTATCTCACCGACGAGCGTGACATGGAGGTGCTCCTCGCGGGGCTGAAAGAGGCCCGAGAGATTGCCAACGCAAGCGCGCTCGACGAGTACCGCGGCGAGGAGATCTGGCCGGGCGAGGACGTTCAGACCGACGCGGAGCTGCGCGAGCACATCCGTGAAACCTGCCACACGGTGTATCACCCGGTCGGAACGTGCAAGATGGGCGACGACGACATGGCCGTCGTCGACGACGAACTCCGGGTTCACGGCGTGGAGGGCCTGCGTGTCGTCGACGCGAGCGTGATGCCCACCCTCGTCGGCGGGAACACGAACGCCCCGACCATCGCCATCGCGGAGAAGGCCGCCGACCTCGTCACGGCCGAGGACCCGGTCCCGGCGGACGACTGA
- a CDS encoding type IV secretory system conjugative DNA transfer family protein, whose protein sequence is MNRETEAASDSDATPGDTRPYIHVRPTGTPLDPQTIAAQFERLHGLVEVTNSGASGIRDALFETTTLRGALALDEETPVRLEVLLVAPGGPEPALEYYLGCEPVSQLERIERSYELLFPGGYELTRRELSLTDRLSSRSTRSEGADTATVEDTEADAPTPVRAIQWTGRGERRQDWQTRLTPYAAFEDAEEGRSTAPPLAEVASLLANAPYPAVYQALAEPFEDYTWAVELREDDLKEGVETWGGKLAALIWGTPSERKANREAKRRVEQRHRRHSEYEPSSYWGDYDTGSTTSSDSASERNYSRFTESRLADLETKDATHAFAVTARAVVCEPPIDSTDHHTAPEPPTQATDGGPTLAEDVTRPPTHPAENARTAETAASESGSTETVTDTRSLDGLMAALCDVLEHAGGEHYHLEGRETSPEKTWAALLGRDHAAPDHDRFTTWFPWTQNRSACIVTDPSTLGLFTLCSGATLPEPARRALAPTPAEQRALEPLSAEQVKRYRTTGFTLGRLLDHNDEPGDLLALPPALQSRHTALFAPTGAGKSTLFERAIVDNRAATDGADIAILPKGDGMADELLKAHFARYGTLDDVYYFDCADVLPAMGFFDIRADLEVGISRETAVDDRITHYVEIVKGLMGADAYGSAKRSTDVLTYLLRALFDPVNGSDAFSHAELVDAVARMTARQAPPPVIDDDLAALLEGVVANRGDSFDAIMQGVSTRIEKVPADRRLARLFGYVATTDSEDASPRHVTVDEPEPDSTEPRFDLDALLNERATIIIDTGSLRGDARRAITLVVLSQLWAALRRRAASDGDDDRPFVNCYIEEAATVADTGLLGELLSQSRSFGLGITLAMQFPRQLQTASQRAYDEVLNDVGTILAGPVQYDPRLAERLATDEIDATAMAARLRRLRAGQWLATLPAPFGSSPPQPCLLASPAPPRGHPASDEPLDRTEQVLYEAAAARCLHRTVQEAGLPLSTTQRYTPDGTPAEPSPEDDDARRPRVDTPLPYTTRFPRGLRYDAERHAIVCARCESTYDPDAEGMRRALACHPRGRTDPDDVPITELTLKLSPTERHHTGYTDAQLMFLQAVYNAQQGRYRAPEFDLVFDTMLRLQEYVGIDTEAVDELLDAGVLRHDGDHPQRLYTVATEGRHLLNEGHRQGIAFGHATGDLGESSQHTLGVEAGRRYLETNYLDDPDSPVIEIVPYFEPNHDAINPSGNAERLDVVGLDREGEVVIVIEVERINNDLAEAAPADFDKIAACDPEEAIWITMTQSDGHRLLRALNDPADGEPRVTQTYAETTALQRFNLDTPGCTAIYPVTWIRDRIDRDG, encoded by the coding sequence ATGAATCGCGAGACGGAAGCAGCGAGCGACAGCGACGCCACCCCAGGCGACACCAGGCCATACATTCACGTCCGGCCGACCGGGACACCACTCGACCCGCAGACGATCGCCGCGCAGTTCGAGCGCCTGCACGGCCTCGTCGAGGTGACGAACTCGGGTGCCTCGGGTATCAGAGACGCACTGTTCGAGACGACCACGCTCCGTGGCGCGCTGGCGCTGGACGAGGAAACTCCGGTCCGCCTCGAAGTCCTCCTCGTCGCACCTGGTGGCCCCGAGCCAGCGCTCGAGTACTACCTCGGGTGCGAGCCGGTGAGTCAACTCGAGCGGATCGAGCGGAGCTACGAGCTGTTGTTTCCCGGCGGATACGAACTCACGCGACGTGAACTCTCACTCACGGATCGACTGTCATCGCGTTCCACCCGAAGCGAGGGGGCCGACACGGCCACGGTCGAGGACACGGAAGCCGACGCCCCGACGCCGGTTCGAGCAATCCAGTGGACGGGTCGCGGCGAGCGTCGCCAGGACTGGCAGACACGGCTCACGCCTTACGCCGCGTTCGAGGACGCCGAGGAGGGGCGCTCGACGGCGCCACCACTGGCAGAGGTCGCGTCTCTGCTGGCCAACGCACCCTACCCGGCGGTGTATCAGGCGCTTGCCGAGCCATTCGAAGACTACACGTGGGCGGTCGAGCTCCGAGAGGACGACCTGAAAGAGGGCGTCGAGACCTGGGGTGGAAAGCTCGCCGCCCTCATCTGGGGGACGCCCTCTGAGCGCAAGGCGAATCGTGAGGCCAAGCGCAGAGTCGAGCAGCGCCACCGAAGACACAGCGAGTACGAGCCGAGTTCGTACTGGGGGGACTACGACACGGGCTCGACGACGTCGAGCGACTCGGCGTCCGAGCGCAACTACTCACGGTTCACCGAGTCGCGGCTGGCCGACCTCGAGACGAAGGACGCGACCCACGCGTTCGCCGTCACGGCCAGAGCGGTCGTCTGCGAACCACCAATCGACTCCACGGACCACCACACAGCACCGGAGCCACCCACACAGGCCACGGACGGCGGCCCGACGCTCGCCGAGGACGTGACGCGACCGCCAACTCACCCAGCAGAGAACGCCCGCACGGCGGAGACTGCGGCGTCTGAGAGCGGCTCGACCGAGACGGTCACCGACACCCGGTCGCTCGACGGGCTCATGGCCGCGCTGTGCGACGTGCTCGAGCACGCCGGCGGCGAGCACTACCACCTCGAAGGGCGCGAGACCAGCCCCGAGAAGACGTGGGCTGCGCTCCTCGGTCGAGACCACGCAGCCCCGGACCACGACCGCTTCACCACCTGGTTCCCGTGGACGCAGAACCGCTCGGCCTGTATCGTCACCGACCCGAGCACGCTCGGGCTGTTCACGCTCTGTAGCGGCGCGACGCTCCCCGAGCCCGCTCGTCGGGCACTCGCGCCCACGCCCGCCGAGCAACGGGCGCTCGAGCCGCTCTCGGCCGAGCAGGTCAAGCGCTACCGGACCACGGGCTTCACGCTCGGCCGCCTCTTGGATCACAACGACGAACCGGGCGACCTGCTCGCGCTGCCACCAGCGCTCCAGTCGCGTCACACGGCTCTCTTCGCGCCGACCGGTGCCGGCAAATCGACCTTATTCGAGCGAGCCATCGTCGACAACCGCGCCGCCACCGATGGCGCCGATATCGCGATCCTCCCGAAGGGCGACGGGATGGCCGACGAACTCCTCAAGGCACACTTCGCTCGCTACGGAACTCTCGACGATGTCTACTACTTCGACTGCGCTGACGTGCTCCCTGCGATGGGCTTTTTCGACATCCGGGCCGACCTGGAGGTGGGTATCTCCCGTGAGACGGCGGTCGACGACCGCATCACCCACTACGTGGAGATCGTCAAGGGGCTGATGGGCGCCGACGCCTACGGAAGCGCGAAACGGAGTACAGACGTCCTCACGTACCTGTTGCGCGCCCTGTTCGACCCCGTGAACGGGTCGGACGCGTTCTCACACGCCGAACTCGTGGACGCGGTGGCGCGAATGACGGCCCGACAAGCCCCGCCGCCGGTCATCGACGACGACCTCGCCGCCCTCCTCGAGGGTGTCGTCGCCAACCGCGGTGATTCGTTCGATGCCATCATGCAGGGTGTCTCGACCCGTATCGAGAAGGTGCCGGCCGACCGCCGACTCGCCCGCCTGTTCGGCTACGTCGCCACGACCGACTCCGAGGACGCCTCTCCGAGACACGTCACCGTCGACGAGCCGGAACCCGACAGCACGGAGCCGCGTTTCGACCTCGACGCGCTGTTGAACGAGCGCGCGACCATCATCATCGACACGGGCAGCCTCCGTGGCGACGCCCGCCGCGCCATCACGCTGGTCGTCCTCTCGCAGTTGTGGGCCGCCCTCCGCCGACGGGCCGCCAGCGATGGTGACGACGACCGCCCGTTCGTCAACTGCTACATCGAAGAGGCCGCGACGGTCGCGGATACGGGGCTCCTTGGTGAGCTTCTCTCGCAGTCACGAAGTTTCGGCCTCGGAATCACGCTCGCGATGCAGTTCCCTCGCCAGCTGCAGACGGCCTCGCAGCGAGCCTACGACGAGGTGTTGAACGACGTCGGCACCATCCTCGCCGGGCCGGTGCAGTACGACCCACGCCTCGCCGAGCGACTCGCGACCGACGAGATCGACGCAACCGCGATGGCTGCCCGACTCCGAAGGCTCCGCGCCGGCCAGTGGCTCGCCACCCTCCCGGCCCCGTTCGGCAGCAGCCCACCACAGCCGTGTCTGCTCGCCTCGCCTGCCCCACCACGAGGCCACCCCGCCAGCGACGAGCCACTCGACCGAACCGAGCAGGTGCTGTACGAGGCTGCTGCTGCCCGATGCCTCCACCGCACCGTTCAGGAGGCCGGCCTCCCACTCAGCACGACACAGCGCTACACACCAGACGGCACGCCCGCAGAACCCAGCCCCGAAGACGACGACGCCCGCCGCCCGCGGGTCGATACGCCCCTGCCCTACACCACACGGTTCCCGAGGGGGCTTCGCTACGATGCCGAGCGCCACGCCATCGTCTGTGCCCGTTGTGAGTCGACCTACGACCCCGACGCCGAAGGGATGCGCCGTGCGCTCGCCTGTCACCCGCGGGGGCGAACGGACCCCGACGACGTCCCTATCACCGAGCTGACGCTCAAGCTCAGCCCGACCGAGCGCCACCACACCGGCTACACGGACGCCCAGCTCATGTTCCTCCAGGCCGTCTACAACGCCCAGCAAGGGCGCTACCGGGCGCCAGAGTTCGACCTCGTCTTCGACACCATGCTCCGACTCCAGGAGTACGTCGGCATCGACACCGAGGCCGTCGACGAACTGCTCGACGCCGGCGTACTTCGCCACGACGGCGACCACCCACAGCGCCTCTACACCGTGGCAACCGAAGGCCGACACCTCCTCAACGAGGGCCACCGGCAGGGCATCGCCTTCGGCCACGCCACGGGCGACCTCGGCGAGTCCAGCCAGCACACCCTCGGCGTCGAAGCCGGCCGCCGATACCTCGAGACGAACTATCTCGACGACCCCGACTCACCAGTAATCGAGATCGTCCCCTACTTCGAGCCGAATCACGATGCCATCAACCCGTCCGGAAACGCTGAACGCCTCGACGTCGTCGGCCTCGATAGGGAGGGCGAGGTCGTCATCGTCATCGAGGTCGAACGCATCAACAACGACCTCGCCGAGGCTGCCCCCGCCGACTTCGACAAGATCGCCGCTTGCGACCCCGAGGAAGCCATCTGGATAACGATGACCCAATCGGACGGCCACCGCCTGTTGCGTGCGCTCAACGACCCCGCAGACGGCGAGCCACGCGTCACTCAGACGTACGCAGAGACGACGGCCCTCCAGCGATTCAACCTCGACACCCCCGGGTGCACGGCTATCTACCCGGTGACGTGGATTCGCGACCGAATCGACCGAGACGGATGA
- a CDS encoding CocE/NonD family hydrolase, translated as MPPETFRKLGHQGVTRRGVLRSIGAGGVGMAAGVGGSHATPGQSSEQLDPPTIRGSVRQVHVIRAEPDATVRLIAKGGEEVATATADQLGSVLFEEIDPGRGYQVTQTVGGTESDRSRAVRVLPVDYTPPDGFYQRQKLDSGYNYIEVRDGVELACQVKLPDADEWGEPPYPAVIDYSAYEPSVQFYDSLDDRFLARGYAVVGVNMRGSGCSDGAFDYFEHLQALDGYDMVEAIGAQKWANGVGLVGKSYPGISQLFVAATRPPSLKAIVPGHVVGEFYRDVAYPGGMFNATFAGSFATERDATTAPGGEYAGVEQRIDNGDDVCDANQLLRLQNPGLFDQLASNRFDTQYFQNRAPWTFVDQIDVPTLLVESWQDEQVGSRATRLLERFDTPQPVRFIGSNGDHGEYYGETILEDIYRFLAYYLKEEVPEGESGSYEEALAAYESEDPVEIYWELDHDRNPRFSTSYGTWPPAQTETWRLYFQPDGSLASSEPDDTEASTSYEYDPILNPLGQLVPRNDDDQLQWGQQPDGTYVAFVSDQLDSEHVLLGSASVELWLQSDADDTDIEVTLSEVRPDGTEMYVQNGWLRASHRAEDASLSKPRRPWHTHQASDQVPLPDGFSKLRVELFPFGHVFRAGSRVKVAIETPGGNRPLWGFQLIPEEAINTVAHSSVRPSSVALPLLPTETTETDRPDCGAVSNQPCRPVGNTDE; from the coding sequence ATGCCACCCGAGACATTCCGGAAGTTGGGCCATCAGGGAGTTACGCGCCGCGGTGTGCTCCGCTCGATCGGGGCCGGCGGAGTCGGAATGGCTGCAGGCGTTGGGGGCAGCCACGCGACGCCCGGACAGTCAAGTGAGCAACTCGATCCGCCAACAATTCGCGGCAGCGTCAGGCAGGTACACGTCATCCGAGCCGAACCAGATGCGACGGTACGGCTCATCGCGAAGGGTGGTGAGGAGGTCGCCACCGCGACCGCAGACCAGCTCGGGTCGGTGCTCTTCGAAGAGATCGACCCTGGACGGGGATATCAGGTGACGCAGACGGTCGGTGGAACCGAGAGCGACCGCTCGCGTGCCGTTCGCGTGCTCCCGGTCGACTACACGCCGCCAGACGGCTTCTACCAGAGACAGAAACTCGATTCTGGCTACAACTACATCGAAGTCCGCGACGGGGTCGAACTGGCGTGTCAGGTGAAACTCCCTGACGCCGACGAGTGGGGCGAGCCGCCATATCCGGCCGTCATCGACTACTCGGCGTACGAGCCGTCCGTCCAGTTCTACGACAGCCTCGACGACCGGTTCCTCGCACGCGGCTACGCCGTCGTCGGCGTCAACATGCGGGGTTCCGGTTGTTCCGACGGCGCGTTCGACTACTTCGAGCATCTGCAGGCGCTCGACGGCTACGACATGGTCGAGGCGATCGGCGCCCAGAAGTGGGCCAACGGCGTCGGCCTGGTGGGCAAGTCCTATCCCGGTATCTCACAGCTGTTCGTCGCCGCCACTCGACCACCGTCGCTCAAGGCTATCGTGCCCGGACACGTCGTCGGCGAGTTCTATCGGGATGTCGCGTACCCAGGCGGCATGTTCAACGCCACCTTTGCCGGCAGTTTCGCCACCGAACGTGACGCCACCACGGCCCCAGGTGGCGAGTACGCCGGTGTGGAGCAACGCATCGACAACGGCGACGATGTCTGCGATGCGAACCAGTTGCTGCGGCTCCAGAATCCCGGGCTCTTCGATCAACTCGCCAGCAACCGCTTCGACACGCAGTACTTCCAGAACCGGGCGCCGTGGACGTTCGTCGATCAAATCGACGTGCCGACACTGCTGGTCGAATCCTGGCAGGACGAGCAGGTTGGCTCGCGGGCAACACGGCTCCTCGAGCGATTCGACACGCCCCAGCCCGTACGCTTTATCGGCTCGAACGGCGATCACGGGGAGTACTACGGCGAGACGATCCTGGAGGACATCTATCGGTTCCTCGCGTACTACCTGAAGGAGGAAGTTCCCGAGGGAGAGAGCGGCTCCTACGAGGAGGCTCTGGCGGCGTACGAGAGCGAGGATCCCGTGGAGATTTACTGGGAGCTCGACCACGACCGCAACCCTCGGTTCAGCACATCGTACGGGACGTGGCCACCAGCACAGACAGAGACGTGGCGGCTCTACTTCCAGCCGGACGGTAGCCTCGCCTCATCGGAACCAGACGACACCGAGGCGTCGACGAGCTACGAGTACGACCCGATACTGAACCCGCTCGGCCAGCTCGTCCCACGCAACGACGACGACCAACTCCAGTGGGGACAGCAGCCTGACGGCACCTACGTTGCGTTCGTCTCCGACCAGCTCGACTCCGAGCACGTACTCCTCGGGTCGGCGAGCGTCGAGCTCTGGCTGCAGTCCGACGCCGACGATACCGACATCGAGGTAACCCTCTCGGAGGTTCGGCCAGACGGCACGGAGATGTACGTCCAGAACGGCTGGCTCCGAGCGAGTCACCGAGCGGAAGATGCCTCGCTGTCGAAGCCGCGACGCCCGTGGCACACGCATCAGGCGAGCGATCAGGTGCCGCTGCCGGATGGGTTCTCGAAGCTCAGGGTCGAACTCTTTCCGTTCGGACACGTGTTCCGGGCTGGTTCACGCGTCAAGGTGGCGATCGAGACACCGGGCGGGAACCGCCCGTTGTGGGGTTTCCAGCTGATTCCAGAGGAAGCGATCAACACTGTCGCCCATTCGTCGGTGCGACCGTCGAGCGTCGCCCTGCCGCTTCTCCCAACCGAGACGACTGAGACAGATCGCCCCGACTGCGGAGCGGTGAGCAACCAACCGTGTCGACCGGTGGGTAACACTGACGAGTAA
- a CDS encoding NAD(P)-dependent alcohol dehydrogenase has protein sequence MTSSVEEQSVKSRTQMRAVVAEQYGPADVLHVEEVATPIPDDDEVLVRIHATVVGPPDSAAREGRPFLIRFFNGLRRPKAVPGDVFAGEIVAVGRDVVQFAPGDDVFGTAAPGSGAHAEYLCLPADGAVAVMPSELTYSEAAAVCDGGLTAVAFLEDHAHLQADESILVNGASGSVGTAAVQIASELGATVTGVCSTANVELVRSLGAQTVIDYTTTDFAATDTTYDVIFDAVGKRPYSTCKDSLAPGGRYLTTVLSVRILLQMLSTRLVGDKRAAFAATGLGSAETKREHLHTLRDLVESGTFRPVIDRAYALDDIADAHRYVDTGHKVGSVLVTVE, from the coding sequence ATGACATCGAGTGTCGAAGAACAGTCAGTCAAGAGTCGCACGCAGATGCGAGCCGTCGTGGCCGAGCAGTACGGGCCTGCGGATGTCCTCCACGTCGAGGAGGTCGCAACGCCGATCCCCGACGACGACGAGGTGCTCGTTCGGATCCATGCCACGGTCGTCGGCCCGCCGGACTCCGCCGCTCGGGAAGGGCGTCCGTTCCTCATTCGGTTCTTCAACGGTCTCAGACGGCCGAAAGCGGTACCGGGTGACGTGTTCGCTGGCGAAATCGTGGCAGTTGGTCGGGACGTCGTGCAGTTCGCTCCCGGCGACGACGTGTTCGGAACCGCCGCTCCCGGGAGTGGCGCGCACGCCGAGTATCTGTGTCTCCCCGCGGACGGGGCCGTGGCCGTCATGCCGTCGGAACTCACCTACAGCGAGGCCGCGGCCGTCTGTGACGGTGGGCTGACGGCGGTGGCGTTCCTGGAAGATCACGCGCACCTGCAGGCGGACGAGTCCATCTTGGTCAACGGGGCGTCCGGGTCGGTCGGGACGGCTGCCGTGCAGATCGCGAGCGAGCTCGGTGCGACGGTCACCGGCGTGTGTAGCACCGCGAACGTCGAGTTGGTGCGATCGCTCGGCGCGCAGACCGTGATCGACTACACGACCACCGACTTCGCGGCGACCGACACGACGTACGACGTCATCTTCGACGCCGTCGGCAAGCGACCGTACTCGACGTGCAAGGACTCGCTCGCCCCCGGTGGGCGCTACCTCACGACCGTCCTCTCGGTTCGAATCCTGCTGCAGATGCTGTCGACTCGGCTGGTGGGTGACAAGCGAGCTGCCTTCGCTGCCACCGGGCTGGGGTCGGCGGAGACAAAGCGCGAACACCTCCATACACTCCGCGACCTGGTCGAATCGGGCACGTTCCGCCCGGTGATCGACCGAGCGTACGCACTGGACGACATCGCCGACGCACACCGGTACGTCGATACCGGGCACAAAGTGGGGAGCGTACTCGTCACGGTGGAGTAA
- a CDS encoding HIT family protein, with amino-acid sequence MTDCVFCSIVAEDSPAYRLYEDEHTLAFLDIEPATRGHTLVIPKTHYETTTDMPESLAGRVFETVHHVAAALETAYGLDGFALVQENGVTAEQDVPHAHVHILPRYGDDALDLGWNGERVDETTQQEVAATVRDELMSGA; translated from the coding sequence ATGACCGATTGCGTGTTTTGCTCTATCGTCGCCGAGGATTCGCCTGCATATCGACTCTACGAGGACGAGCATACGCTCGCCTTCCTCGATATCGAACCGGCGACTCGGGGACATACGCTCGTTATTCCCAAGACCCACTACGAGACCACGACCGACATGCCGGAATCTCTGGCCGGGAGGGTATTCGAAACCGTTCACCACGTTGCAGCTGCGCTCGAAACGGCCTACGGACTCGACGGCTTCGCTCTCGTCCAAGAGAACGGCGTCACGGCGGAACAAGACGTACCCCATGCCCACGTTCACATCCTTCCTCGATACGGAGACGATGCGCTCGACCTAGGGTGGAATGGCGAGCGGGTCGACGAGACGACCCAACAGGAGGTTGCCGCCACGGTTCGAGATGAATTGATGTCGGGTGCGTGA
- a CDS encoding transcription initiation factor IIB family protein, translated as MAVEWVCERCGLVVRVEDVDLKPTLQAHAPTTSGRIGEWAVEPVDHLRVDKGLVTTFFLGSDGKGNSLSPTQRSRMGRLKARHKRFTMADKRDQRLNEGFHDIRLLGANLGLPDHVLGDAARYLKAASDAWLPGGRMAWESLAGGAVLLACRETSFERTPAEVAEYTKTDEERVCAAARKIRSEAGLEAPVVRERAVDLVVEGLEQVGVELTLRQALELVRVADGLLDVADAVPVGPGTSRMTVAGAAVYAADRLTEGKWLIQDEVVAAVEVTLPTSKGRIATYARELVAIAERERPTAAQMVQAD; from the coding sequence ATGGCCGTGGAGTGGGTGTGTGAGCGGTGTGGACTGGTGGTCAGGGTGGAGGACGTGGACCTGAAGCCAACGTTGCAGGCACACGCGCCCACGACATCCGGACGAATCGGTGAGTGGGCGGTCGAGCCGGTCGACCACCTCCGGGTGGACAAGGGCCTGGTGACGACGTTCTTCCTCGGGTCAGATGGGAAGGGCAACTCACTTTCACCGACCCAGCGGAGTCGGATGGGGCGGCTGAAGGCGAGACACAAGCGCTTCACGATGGCTGATAAGCGTGACCAGCGGCTGAACGAGGGGTTCCACGACATCCGACTCCTCGGCGCGAATCTGGGCCTGCCGGACCATGTGCTGGGCGATGCAGCACGATATCTGAAGGCAGCGAGCGATGCGTGGCTGCCGGGCGGGCGGATGGCGTGGGAGTCGCTGGCGGGCGGAGCGGTGCTGCTGGCCTGCCGAGAGACGAGCTTCGAGCGGACGCCCGCCGAAGTGGCCGAGTACACGAAGACGGACGAAGAGCGGGTGTGCGCGGCAGCCCGGAAGATTCGATCAGAGGCGGGCTTGGAAGCCCCGGTGGTCAGAGAGCGGGCGGTCGACCTGGTCGTCGAGGGGCTGGAGCAGGTGGGCGTCGAGTTGACCCTTAGGCAGGCGCTCGAACTGGTCCGGGTGGCGGACGGGCTGTTGGACGTGGCCGATGCGGTCCCAGTTGGGCCGGGGACGTCGCGAATGACGGTCGCCGGGGCGGCTGTCTACGCGGCTGACCGGTTGACTGAGGGGAAGTGGCTCATCCAGGACGAGGTGGTCGCGGCGGTCGAGGTGACGCTGCCGACCTCGAAGGGACGCATCGCAACGTACGCTCGGGAGCTGGTGGCCATCGCCGAGCGAGAGCGACCGACGGCGGCCCAGATGGTGCAGGCCGACTAG
- a CDS encoding winged helix-turn-helix domain-containing protein: MTDVPADVNERVTEEWKTDTTPGERVRTVMKRTYDPQSVANIAERALTSETTARKHLRVLAEDGFVEEVSTPEERGTRYRRAPRSVVLERAQQMLDSIDIETLSARVAELRESVREFEERTGAESPSAAAVDDAELSAEAVTEWQTARRNLKLARAALALADAEETIGDDAGAGDSSEPASLLG, translated from the coding sequence ATGACCGACGTCCCCGCCGACGTGAACGAGCGCGTCACAGAGGAGTGGAAGACGGACACCACGCCCGGTGAGCGCGTTCGCACCGTAATGAAGCGGACGTACGACCCGCAGTCGGTCGCCAACATCGCCGAGCGCGCGTTGACCTCCGAGACGACCGCACGTAAGCACCTCCGCGTGCTCGCCGAGGATGGCTTCGTCGAGGAGGTCAGCACCCCCGAGGAGCGGGGAACGCGCTACCGCCGGGCCCCCCGCTCGGTTGTCCTTGAACGGGCCCAACAGATGCTCGACTCCATCGACATCGAGACGCTGTCGGCACGCGTCGCGGAACTGCGCGAGAGCGTCCGTGAGTTCGAGGAACGGACTGGCGCGGAGTCCCCGAGTGCGGCCGCCGTCGACGACGCGGAACTGAGTGCCGAAGCGGTGACGGAGTGGCAGACAGCGCGCCGGAATCTGAAGCTCGCGCGGGCCGCGCTCGCGCTCGCCGACGCGGAGGAGACCATCGGAGACGACGCCGGAGCGGGCGACAGCAGCGAGCCGGCCAGCCTCCTCGGTTGA